The Silene latifolia isolate original U9 population chromosome 4, ASM4854445v1, whole genome shotgun sequence region CTTAAGGTTTTTTACTCATACTTTCGTTATGATTGTTAGCATCACTTGGAGACTTGATGCATGGTTGTTTCTCTGTGAAAATAACTAAACCTTTGATGGAAACATTGTGTCGTCTAGTTTGTTATGTAATCTACTTCAATTTTTGTTGTCTTAGCTAATTTGCTTGTGCAAAAGTGTGACCTTAAATAAAAGGTTTTGCCATGGCCCATGTGTGTAAATCGAGCTGCTTTCATGACTAAACAACCGAAGAAACTGCTGTTATAAAAGAAAGCAACTACTAGTACTTGTAGACGTTTTCTAAGTATCGGCTTTTATGTGTATGTTTTGCTAGTGCTTATTTATTATATGGATGCTTTGTAGGTTAAGCGAGACCAGACGCACTATCCCCTATCAGAAAGAATGCTTTTGAAAACAGCTTTTCATGGGGTTAAGACCTGGTCTGTTTTTGCCAATGTCGATTGGACCCCTCCTGATCACCCACCTAAAGCACTATCCATTCCTGTAAGGAAACCTCAGCTAAACATGGCAAATCATGAACATGTCTTAAACCTGCAAGTGTCAAATCATCCATCTACGAATTTTGAAATCAAAGCAGGAGATAATCCTAGTCCTGGAAACTTTAATATTTCAAAGTCTAAGTCCGGGAAGAAAAAACGTTCTCATAGAGATGTTTCAAATGTTATGCAGTCTGAATTTGTTGGAACTTCTATTGGCTGTGAAATGAGGAAGAAGAAAATGAGATACGGTTGTCGTGACACAGCTGCTCATGTTCATAATGCTTCTTCTGCCTCTACTGATGCTAAGGGAACCCCTGCACTTCTCGGTCAACTCGAAGGTAATTCTTTGGTGTTTTTAAGTTTTTCTTCCTTTACTCGGCTTTTGGTCTCTTGTTTTTCCATTATTATCCAACCTAAATGATCACTCCTCTACTCCTCTTTGGTTCTTGTTTATGATAGAAAAGGCAAGATCACTTATTAAACGCTGCTGCAACTATTTCTACATGTGATTGTGATGTTACAGTCCGTCTAATTTAATGCAATTTTCTTTGTCGGTCACCCTGATATAACCTCTACTATATTGATATGTCTATTTTACTCTGACAGCTCATTCTTGTGCAGGGACTGGCAAAATTTCATGTAGCATTATTGACCCAGAAAGTGTAGTCCACAATGCTGATGCTATATTTCAGGCGCCGCCAAAAAAAGGGAAGGGAAAAAAGAAGGGTAGTGATGAAGCCAATATGAGAAATCTGACAAAACAGACAATACGCAAGTCTAAACGAAAGAAGCATGATCATCCCTCATCTAACTTGATGACTGTGGAGAAGGGTAATGAAAATGAAAGAATCTCTCTGGTCAGCCATCAACTTCAGAGTGAAGTTCACGAAGCTGAGCAGACGAAGGTGATTGGTGTTGAATCCTTTAGGCCTCCTCAACTCAGTACTCCTCGAGTCAATGGAGAAAATGCAAGTGTCAAACCCAAAAAGAGGATGCAAAAGAAGCGTTCTAATTCTGGAGGCAGCAGTTCCACTGTACATACGGAGCAACAGTTAAACGCAAACACACAGAAAACAGTAAGTATTATCATTATCGAGTTTTATGTGCTGTGTGTATCAATTGAATGTTGACCTACTTCATCTTTCTTTTCACTCAAATTCTCTTTTGAGTAGGTTGTTGAACAGGCTGATCTTACACCGAATCACAAGGTTAATGATGTTGACTCCCAAGAGAAAGTTTCACTCCATGAGAAGACACATGATGGTTCAACTGAAGAAGTAAGGCAACTTGATAATCAACCTCCAACTAACTTGAAGTCAAAGAAGCTTGATGGACAAAACTTGATCATTCCAAATACTCAAGTAAGTGAAAGAAATGCTCAACTTCAGAATAATGTTCAAGAATCAGAAGTCTCAGGTCAGCTTGGCACAAAACCCTTACCACTACATCAGATCAGCCAACATGAAGAGCATCTGAATGTTCAGAGTGTTGAAGTCGTCAAGCCGGTTGAAAAGACACCAACCTTTTCTGTCAACCATCAGCCTGAGGTAGACGAAAATGAAAGTTGCAACGACTGAATGATACCTCATAACTAAAAGAATTTGCAGCGAGTTTAATGACCTATTTTTTTTATGCATTAGGAGTTATTGCCCAAAACCTAAAAAATAACTATTCCATTACTCCTTTGAAAATGGAAACAACACTAAAAATTGATTTCAGTAGTTCATCTTTAGCAGTCAAACCTGCACAGATTTCCACCATCATCATAGCTGTTTTTACTCTCTTAAAGTAATCTTTGCTGCTGAATATGTTATTGATCCTTGTTTTTCTTTTCAGGCGGAGCAGCGTGATTTTCTGCAGACTAATGGTACCAGTAATGCTACTAACCATAGAACAGGAAAGTCAGCTAGTGAGGGACTCTATAATGATCTCAACGATATCCCATGGCAAGAAGATTCATCTAATTTAGCTGAGATGGCGAGTCCAAAAACACTACGAGCAAGTGAGCAAAAGGTAAGGAATACTGATCTGCCTATGTCTGCAGTTGCTGAGTTCAAGGAAGAAAACTTGACAATTTCGACAAGTTCAAAACAAGTGATGAAAAGTCAAGTTCCTCTTGGTGATACTGTGAACTCTGGGGCAAGAAAGCCTGGTCAAAATAATCCTGCGAGAAAAAATGGTGTTTTGCGTCCAAATTTGAATGCTAGAAGAAAGTCTTCTGCAACATCGAGCTTGATTTCTGTCAAATCGGCCAAGACAATCCACAAGAAGAAGAATCAGGAGACTGTGCCTTCACACAAAAATATGGGGATGCCTGTGAGTTCCTTGGGTTTCGTGGGTTTCTTTTGTGACAGTCCTGATATTGAAAGTGAAAGAAGTGGTTCAAGTATTGGAACCCTGGATGATTCATCTTCAGCTGATTCCTCTGAAGGAGAAAGCGAAGGAGATAAGGTGACATCCCAACACGGTAAATTGTTTTCTCCAACTCTCTGTCTTCTTGTCAGCCTTTATCAGTTGGCCACTTGGTATCCAGTGCCTCATCAGCCACTGCATATGAGGGGTCAAGGGTGTGCAGCAATAATGTTGAGAATTGCATCAATTAGCTGTTAATTCGATACTTTTGTCAAATGGGACGACATCTGAAATTTCTGATAGATAGCGGGTCATCATTTAGCTACTCGTAAATTCAGTTATGCTGAGCTATAATGCTTAATGGCTTTCTTTTGCTAAAAATCGGGTGAATGCTTTTTCTAATTCTGCCTTCTGTTTTCTTTTTTATCTTTTACCAGAAGCTAAAGGTAGTGGGAGTGCAAGGGACGAGAAGAAGTTGGAGTAAGTGTTACAAAATTGAAACAAGTTGGTGATAATCGCATTGTTTAAAACGTTTCCTCCAAAAACTTAATGTACTGTTAATCCAAATTTACTATCCTGCAGCATGTCAGCATTGAAGGGTATGGATGTAGCGTCGGTACTAAGAAGGTCTTGCCTATACAAGAGCAAGCAAGCAGCTTTCCAATCACAAATGGAAGACGGTGAGACTGAGCCACTTAAATCAGTTCCTGACAGTTGTTCAGACTGATGAGCTGATAGATGATTTATGCTTGACTGCTTGTTCCTTCCACCTTATTTATGGCCAATCTAGGTGCAATTtttattgttgttgctgctgttatGAACTCTATCAGGGATTGAGGGGTACTTTTGCTTACCTCTCTAATTTTGCCCAAATTAATTGTGTGATTGATCCTATGGCCTTTCACAAACATCATTTAATTATTTTCCATGATATTATCCTTTAATTATTTTCTTTTTGGGTTTCTTATCTTATGCCTTTCATAAAACACTACTACTAAAATCCAAGAATCTAATATTCTTTAAGATATGGATGCTCCCGTAATATTGATCTATACTAAATAATAAAATACAAGTCATAGACATTCTTTTTCTTGTCTAAACACTTGCCCCATACTAAACACAACTTTACTTAATCCAACTAGTTTTATCCCCGTGCAGAATTGCATGGGTCGTTGCTTCTAAATGGGTTTTCCTATGATGTACCCCCGTATTTATTCGAATTCTACGATATACCCTTGGATTTTCAGAAACGCACAAGATACCCTTAAACTCTATAAAATGCTCTAGAACGACCCTAAATGCCCAAACTTTACAATTTTAAATATTATATTTGGTCGTTTTAGTGGATTACCCTCATCCGAAATACGTCGAGTCATCAACATAATCATCATTTACTCATAAATATGCATTCTTAAGTGACGATATTTCACGCTTAAAAAATCCAAATTTTGACACTCAGGGTATTTAAGAAAATAATCTAGGATTTTAGGATTATATTTGATGTTTCTTAAAAATCGAGGGTATATGGTAAAAACATATGGATGCACCGtagaaaatcccaaaattttaattaaactaattgaTTAGGGTACAAATAAGATTAATATGAACATAAGTAAGTGATTAAACTCCTTATTTTTTCGTCTTGTTTCAACTAATATAAAGATACTCATATTAGTCATTAGATCATATACATCCATATCCCGTATTAGATAGCTTCAAGTTTTAAGAACAGTGttaatcaaattattattattgtgtatGTTATTAGAGTATACtaggtttaaacccgtgaaattcagAGGCTGTTCTAATATGTAGTTACAAACTTCAAATGATTTAAAAATATACGTACTAAACACAATAAATTATATTATACTCCGTATAAGTGTAATAAATGATTAGTTATCATATAAGAATATACTAAAACTCTTTAAATACGTAGCGATTTCATGTTTTTTAACCAATAGGTGAGCACAAAAAATGGGGGGAATTGCACGTTGCACACATGTGTTTTTGCGGTTCTATGATGTTCCCCTCTTTTTCGTAAATTATCTTTTGCGCCCCGTTTTTTCTAACATATAACTATAATTATGTAGTGTGACTGTGTGATTATGGATTGAATATTGCATCTGTCATGGTTGGTGAGGCGGAGTGAGATTGGATTGACTTCATACCTGATTCATATTTACTTGTTTACCCAGATTGGTCAAGTGGGCAGCCAAGAGAGAACAttgataagaaaatatagtctaaaacaaaggtaagataataacatttttccgctttatatatATTGGTTtattcatacattatactacgattacaatacgataaaaaataatgagaagagtgataactttgttttaaaaataattatgtagtatatatgtatcgaaaaattaatgtcaaatgtttttgcatcgatttttaaaaataatattcCGTATATAACTTTTCTGAATGAATTTATAGGatttgaactaaacttataggatctgaactgaactaaacttataagatctgaactgagcttataggatctgaactgaactgaacttataagatttgaactgaacttattataggatctgaactgaactgactgaacttatagaatgtgaagtgaacttaaattaagtgactttaactCCAAAAGAGCACGGCTAAGTTACTAAACtatttcaatggtttagctaGGTTTAGCTAAATTTCTATTGATTGTTTTGTAAATGTGGTACATTGTAAGTAACTAGCTTAAGCCAAGTTATCCTAATTAGCCTTCTCCAATAATACAATAATTAatgggtaatgataaatacaacccagtgggttgtatttaagaaaccaaaagaggaaataaattcttgatatatgcattaattgtattggttaatgtgtaatttagttcttaatttctaaattaatacccaaattagaaggtatttaatgcttaaatacaacccagtgagttgtatttagcattacccataattaatttgtaattttaaaaaatTGCAAGCAATCCCTACCCAATAGAATCTGCAATAGGTCAAGGAAAAGCCAATGCCGTGATGTACACAAAAGAGAATCCTGAGGTGTCTCAGAGGCATTATGAGCTTTCAATCCATTCATAAGTCAACTCCCTGCGTTAAATGTCATGCAGTTGACAGTTTTCGACTTGAGACTTAAAttgactattttttttttctcgttttaGCTTCCCGTTTCCATTTGGCAAATGAAGGCTGATAAGGAATTTGGTCAAACCTTTGCCAATATTACTTCTTGTAAAAGAAGTTAGTCGCAGTGGTGGAGGAGTTGAGGTTTAAGTTTACGGGCGGAAAATTTAAAACGGCGAACAGATAATAATATAAAGTACACTCGAATTATTTTtagaaattttaactaaaaaattcgaaaatttcatccgTTAGGAGCTAGGCCCCTTAGCTCCATCACTGATTGGTTGTTATATGTCTACTAGACTTAGTTGTTCTCAATGGTACGTAGACCGGGAGAGTAACTATTTCAAAATAATGATTAAATTTAAAAATAATGGAATCTTTTGATCATTTTTTCCAAATTGATTCATTCTTTACTAGTTTCACTCTTTAAAATGTCTGATCTATATTTTCAGCTCTTAATGTTAAGTTTGTACTTAAGATATCACTTCTTGTTCTACTTAAAATATTACGAGTAAAGTTGAATGACTATCTTCTGGCATTTTGTAGTTCGCATGGTCTAATATTATATAGACACACGGTAGTAAAAACGGTAGTAGCATTATCATTGCCCTTTATTTATGGGCAAATTATTTAAATAGCTGATTATGATTTAAATAGATATTTGATAGATACTTTATAAATAGCTGATGATAGCCGTTGAATGGGCAAATTTTAAAACCAATTTTTTTTGTGTAATAGTTCAAAGTTCAGTGGTATTTAATGCAATTAccattttttaaaaatatttgtTTTGAAATAAAAATTTCCGCCAAAATTAGTAATCCCAATCATATTCCGTCAATTAAATTTAACGTCCATTATTCAACAAGggtactgttccgggtgtaatttcagagcagttatttgttaccacccatgcttgtagaatgacgtctttggttgacttctcctttcggtctcctgaaacagtgaacaaactgagggctcggctttggaccgagcgaactcactccgacgctcaagtcagtaacttagagaggtaagttgttgttacttggggAAGTATAtaatgtagagagataaggaagatattaccagatgaataatgattcttaggttaaattgtggatcccctcctcaatgagggttgaggagtatttatagactttcaccttttgtcacgtagtggccaagtggctaacaGGTGGAAAGGCGATGTACCCTACCGATCGACCCATGGcgaggccggcgggccctgttgactcgccgccgagggtcttggatatgagttcgcggatatgtgccctagTGCcagctagttgtcctagccgaggcacaagagacaggctgACAggttgcgtcggttaggctgtctaagtcgttgacttgctgtggatatctttgaccttgctcaatatgttgacttggtcagagggtgcagaatatgccccatcaggtaCCATTGGCATAAATATTGAACCTCAAGGGCACCATTGGCGCATTCTTAAAATAGGgatgtcgtggacaaagtgacaAATCAGAagggtaccatgagaaatttacaaaaaaaaaaaaatcatttttacTAGAtatttattttggaaaaaaaattaccGATTTATGAGCTCCTAGACAAGAGTTAAGGTTAGTTAAATATTTTCGGGGCAAATAGGTTTAGAAGTGAAAAAGTTGAGACATACAATAAATTATTGGTGATTTAATTGTATATACTTAAGAATCTTAATATTTTCTTGATCTTAATATTAATTAACTGATGATTCGTctaccacatcttatactccgaATAAGATACAGTCAGTGATCACTAGATATGCCAACTATGGCTTACTAATTAACATTTTGAATTTTAGGAAGAGAAATGTAAGCACAAATTAGAGGGAGTGATGTGCTTAACATTGGCCTTTCAAGTACTCAGGTGGCCGGCTCTAAGAGAAACTATGGTAAAGTTGTCGGATATTAATCGGAGAAGTGACCGTTTGATCACCGTCAAGTAGTTTTTTTGCAATGATCAAGTTGGCAGCTTCTGTAGGATGAAATGCGTCCCAAAACACATACTTGGACCTATCTTGACACAAACTTGAGCTGCTGTTGGTATCTTTGATTTGAAAGCAAACAAAAGGAGGAAAGTATCCACCACAACACGGGTCCTCAGCGTTCACAAATCCTGTATGTAGTCGCCCACGTTACAAACTCTTTAGATATTTGAAAACTATGACTGATCTCACAGTTGGCATAGTTAATCCAACTTACCATATTGATGATAATTAGTTATGAGGTCCATGAAAATGTTGTAGGCGTTGGCATACACAAAAACGGCGTCCTGTCCCAGCTCGTTATTTAGCAATTCTAGCTCTCTTTTCAGTTTTCTGTTGTAGTCTTGTATGAACCCATTCACCTCCTTAGAGCATTTTCCGAGCCACAGTAACTTGGTAGCTCTGATGTATGGTATGCATCCCAAAGGTCCAATCCCGATTACAATGAACCTGCTTGCCCCTAATTTCTGTAATCTCTGCATGAACCAGTGACACTTTTCCGTTATGTTATAAAGTTGGTGCAGGCGATGATTTTATGAAAGAAAATGTGTAATTTGTACCTTGAGCTGTACTGTCAAATTGGACAGTATTAGGTCTTGAAAGACTTCAGGTTCGATAAATTGCTTTCCTGCAAGTGGTACAAATGGCTGGACATAATTGAGAATGTCGTTAGAACCAATTGCTATGGTGAAAATTGCATTTTTTATCGCGTCTTGTGCAGCTTTCCCTCCTGTCAATCGGACAATGTTAGCTCTTGTTTGTTCaaaatgatagatgaaccatctcaaccaaaaccttaaggtgatggttgaggcccaactattataaatattcttattacgctccctcactcaaatgcccgttgggcttgaagagtggttggttgtgcaccggctcccccgtaccgtgtgctgggtttccacttcgagtttttgaggggttttgaggttgccaggattcgaacccgtgaccttcggtcacactggctctgataccatgatagatgaaccatctcaaccaaaaccttaaggtgatggttgaggcccaactattataaatattcttaTTACAAAATACCCTACTTGGTCTGGCAGAGGGATCCTTCCGATCTGTATCGAACCAAATTAAATACTTACGTTAGAACTACCTTATTTTTGCAAAAAGCTAGAAAACTGACGAGACGTTGTGCATGTTATCTATCACAAGTAGTAAAATTGTAATTGCAAGTGAAGTCATACAAACAACTGTCCTGTTTCAGGGAGTATTCCAGCTGATCCTGAGGCGTAATTTATTCCAGCATGAATGACTTGATTTTGGGAGTTTGGAGCAAGGAAAGGCGGCGGCAAAGATTGCGATCCTAGTGACTGGCCTGCGCACACACTTTTAAGCTGAGAAAGGCAATACTACATAGTAAAGGTTTAATTAGCAAGAAGAGAGAAAGTCATTGTTGATATTGATATATAGGCCGGTTACCTATGATGTCGGAAACAGTGCGGCCATTTGTAAACCTTCCAGTAGGGAGTCCGCCAGAAGGTGAGAAATCAATACCGTAAGGAGGAGAGTCAGCCTTAGAGAGGGTGAAGATGTAGTCATTGTTTCCAGCATCAATTAAAGAGTCGCCAAATAAGAAAGAGGTAGGGGAAACACAGggtaaaagaaggaaagaaaggaTTTGGATAAAAACGGCTGCATTAATACAAGAACAGGAACAGGAAGAGATTGTCATGTTGATATTGCAAAaaaaatagtgggaaaagaaataCAAAGATAAGTTAGGGAGTTAAATAATCCAGTTGATACTCATGTGAGTATATGTTATATGCATGCAGTTGAGGTGGGTCTGTGAATCTGTGATGTAATAACATGTTGAACAAGTCTTGGTTGTAAGTTTGAAGCATTCTTCCATGCATGATGCATATGCAACTAATTCATCAGATGGGCTAGCTGATGGTTTCTCTTTCTACGTGGGTGACGTTCGTTCTTATGCATGCAATAACTAATTCTCCTCATGATTTGCTTGGTTTGTAGCAGCTAATGTTAAAGATAAAGTCAATGATTTTCCAAATCAATAAGCATGTATCAATTAAGTATCAATCTTTTGTAATCATATCCCTAATATCATGCTAACATATCTTGTGTGTATTCCTTTTATGTTAGTAAGTATACAATACAAGAATAGGATGATGAACAATGATTTGGAGAATCATTGACTTTATCTCTTTAACATTGCATTGCCAGAGATGAAGCCATCAAGGTATATATATGTATTTGTGAGCTGTGACCTACTAACGCGTAATAGCTGCAAATGCAAATTCAAACTGCAGGGAAATGGAGGGGTCATCAACATTTTATCTTTACTACCTACTGTAATAACTACTCACATTTCAACTAGATTTTGTGTTTTTGCTATTTCAACTGTATCTATGTATGTGTATCCATAAACATATCAAAGTTTTCGTCCTTCAACTCAAATGTCGGGGGGTAATTTCCAAACATTTTGAGTTCGCAAGTTTCCAACACCAACAACATATTACTCATTTCTCCCTTCGTTTCGCTTATTTGTTTTTCACCCCTCACATTATATAAAAATGGTAAAAAATTAACGGAAACAAAAAGAGTATATATTTTTGTTAAGAGTTAGTCTAGACCCGTGCAATCATGCACGATATATAgaattttctatttttagtatATTACTTGTATATtattattagttttttttttttaaatttaagtGAATGCATTTAATTATCATTAGTTTCCTTATATGATAAAAGGCATTTTGAAGGAAAAATTCTAATGAACACTTATTCTTTTAGTGTATAATAAGGGATGAGGTAAATGTGAGCCATATTTTTGAATGTATGACTTATACCCATAAAGTAGTTTAATAGTAGTATTTGTAGGACTTACATTTAATCGAGCTTACAGGTCAGAGGAAGCTAGGTGTAATGAGTTTGAGAGAAATAGTAGTAGTAGAGGTTGAAGGGAGTTATTGTGGATGATGAGGAAAAGGTTTGTAGTTCAGAGTAAAGATAGGTGTCATGAGCAAGCACGCAATTAATGCAAGGGTGGTGGGAAAATGTGCTTTGTTACATAACTAGAGTAGCTATGTAAACAAACAAACAATTAGCTTAAATAAAGAAGAAATTAAGGAAACAAATTTGAAGAAATAAAGATAAAAGGAGGAGGAGGTAGCTTGCAAGAaataaagattacaataattaagtgactaattaattaattattagcGAGAGGTACTAGTGCTCATGACCTGAGTTCAAATCCCGTAAGCACTAAAATCGTCTTCTCAACTCTCTTTACATCAAAAAAAcgaaaaagtaaaaattaaaaTTAGCAAGTAATTAAGGAAAGAGTGAAAATAGATAATGAGGAGGTGTTTTAACTAGAGAAAGCATGTGTGATGTATGAGAggaggaaggggaagggggaagTTGAACCACCAACTACCATAACCCAACATTTTTAATGACACCAATCAATTCTATGATCTCTCCTTTGTTATAGTCTTTCCCATCTCCTTTACtagttactactactactactattactaatTTACTAATACTACGTGTCCCATACGCTCTGTCTGTTGACTTGGATTCCCCTCTTATTTCTTAAACACATACATACATGCAAACGCAAATGCAAAGGGAGGGAGTTTGCTTGTAGTTGTATGGTTTAAGAGACTTTACTATACATTTGGGTTGGCTATGCTTTCCTGAATTTCCAAAAATGTACATTCAATTAGGAGTGGCTGGCCTATTAATCAGGGTTTTTccctctttattattattatagcttCCACTCTCCTTTCATCTCATCTCATTCATTCTTTCTTACCAAACTTCCTTCCTTCCTTCCTTCCTTCTAATTAAGCTTCTGGTTTATTCACATTATTCCTCCCCATACATTTCTATGGGGAAAGCCATGTCCGCATTGCTTCATACCGGTAGAGCCCTCAATGACGCTGTTAGCTTCCTCGTCTTCATCTTCCTTGATCTTCTTGACTTTATTCTCTCCCTCCTGTTCAAGGTTGCAGATTTCGTCATTGAGGCCGAGTGGAAGCAATGCTCTTCCTCCGCCCTCACCAGCTGTGGCAAGATCTTGGTTTCCGAGAAAGGACAACCCACCAAGGTCGTACGTCTTACTTGCTCCACTAAACTCCTCCTTGAAGACGTCTCCGATACACTCTACGTTCGCCCTTCCCTAGTCTCCGAGATCTCTAAGACCACCGTCAATGAGATTAAACGTCTTAAGAAAGGTGTTACAACTTCATTCACTGTGGAGATGCTCCAAGGCAAGATTGGCCGTCACCAGTCCCTTCCTGTGCCTAGATGGTCTGACTGTGACTGCAACACTTGCGCTTCTTGGACCTCCACTTCCTCCTCCAAGGACACTCTTTTTGTTCATGCTGCTGGTGCTAAAGGTATATATATTTACTGTCAAATCCATTAATATACGTCATTATCGTCATACATAATTTCTGTCTTAATCTCCCGTGCTTATATTAATAATCATAATGATAATTAATGTGACAGGAGGGAAGGCCACAGAGAatgttctgtttatacatggttTCATATCATCATCCAAGTTCTGGACGGAAACTGTGTTCCCAAACTTCTCAGCCTCTGCAAAATCCAAGTACCGCCTATTTGCAGTAGATTTACTTGGATTCGGAAGGAGTCCAAAGCCTACAGACTCGCTCTACACACTGAGGGAGCATCTAGAAATGATAGAGCGATCTGTGTTGGACAAACACAAACTAAAGTCCTTCCACATTGTTGCTCATTCTCTTGGTTGCATATTGGCTCTAGCCCTTGCTGTCAGACACCCCTCCAAAATCAAGTCTCTTACCTTAATTGCACCTGTAAGTTTGCTTTAAAAGTTTACTGAGTTTTTTTTACCTTGAGaaactaaaaataaaaaattaaacctAACATTGTGATTATCCCACCTCCAAAAAAAATGGAATGGTGGTGGACAGCCATATTTTCCAGTACCTAAGGGGGAGCAAGGGACACAGTACGTGCTAAGGAGAGTAGCGCCAAGACGTGTATGGCCACCGATTGCATTCGGAGCATCGATAGCATGTTGGTACGAGCATATATCAAGAACAGTGTGCCTTCTGATTTGCAAAAACCATCAGTTGTTGGATCTTCTTACCAATATTGTCACCAGAAATAGGTAAACCT contains the following coding sequences:
- the LOC141653711 gene encoding GDSL esterase/lipase At5g41890, which translates into the protein MTISSCSCSCINAAVFIQILSFLLLPCVSPTSFLFGDSLIDAGNNDYIFTLSKADSPPYGIDFSPSGGLPTGRFTNGRTVSDIIGQSLGSQSLPPPFLAPNSQNQVIHAGINYASGSAGILPETGQLFIGRIPLPDQVGYFEQTRANIVRLTGGKAAQDAIKNAIFTIAIGSNDILNYVQPFVPLAGKQFIEPEVFQDLILSNLTVQLKRLQKLGASRFIVIGIGPLGCIPYIRATKLLWLGKCSKEVNGFIQDYNRKLKRELELLNNELGQDAVFVYANAYNIFMDLITNYHQYGFVNAEDPCCGGYFPPFVCFQIKDTNSSSSLCQDRSKYVFWDAFHPTEAANLIIAKKLLDGDQTVTSPINIRQLYHSFS
- the LOC141652381 gene encoding uncharacterized protein LOC141652381 produces the protein MSSHPLCVLCTHIYCICNIAEQIVKEHGEFYTDFGNITINWLKVKRDQTHYPLSERMLLKTAFHGVKTWSVFANVDWTPPDHPPKALSIPVRKPQLNMANHEHVLNLQVSNHPSTNFEIKAGDNPSPGNFNISKSKSGKKKRSHRDVSNVMQSEFVGTSIGCEMRKKKMRYGCRDTAAHVHNASSASTDAKGTPALLGQLEGTGKISCSIIDPESVVHNADAIFQAPPKKGKGKKKGSDEANMRNLTKQTIRKSKRKKHDHPSSNLMTVEKGNENERISLVSHQLQSEVHEAEQTKVIGVESFRPPQLSTPRVNGENASVKPKKRMQKKRSNSGGSSSTVHTEQQLNANTQKTVVEQADLTPNHKVNDVDSQEKVSLHEKTHDGSTEEVRQLDNQPPTNLKSKKLDGQNLIIPNTQVSERNAQLQNNVQESEVSGQLGTKPLPLHQISQHEEHLNVQSVEVVKPVEKTPTFSVNHQPEAEQRDFLQTNGTSNATNHRTGKSASEGLYNDLNDIPWQEDSSNLAEMASPKTLRASEQKVRNTDLPMSAVAEFKEENLTISTSSKQVMKSQVPLGDTVNSGARKPGQNNPARKNGVLRPNLNARRKSSATSSLISVKSAKTIHKKKNQETVPSHKNMGMPVSSLGFVGFFCDSPDIESERSGSSIGTLDDSSSADSSEGESEGDKVTSQHEAKGSGSARDEKKLDMSALKGMDVASVLRRSCLYKSKQAAFQSQMEDGETEPLKSVPDSCSD
- the LOC141653712 gene encoding putative lysophospholipase BODYGUARD 3 gives rise to the protein MGKAMSALLHTGRALNDAVSFLVFIFLDLLDFILSLLFKVADFVIEAEWKQCSSSALTSCGKILVSEKGQPTKVVRLTCSTKLLLEDVSDTLYVRPSLVSEISKTTVNEIKRLKKGVTTSFTVEMLQGKIGRHQSLPVPRWSDCDCNTCASWTSTSSSKDTLFVHAAGAKGGKATENVLFIHGFISSSKFWTETVFPNFSASAKSKYRLFAVDLLGFGRSPKPTDSLYTLREHLEMIERSVLDKHKLKSFHIVAHSLGCILALALAVRHPSKIKSLTLIAPPYFPVPKGEQGTQYVLRRVAPRRVWPPIAFGASIACWYEHISRTVCLLICKNHQLLDLLTNIVTRNRIRTFLIEGFMCHTHYAAWHTLHNIICGAASKLDKYMEIVHDKLDCDVTIFHGRDDELLPIECSYDVQSKIPRARVKVVDNRDHITIVVGQQKAFAQELEAIWNTSSSSPL